From a single Lactococcus carnosus genomic region:
- a CDS encoding DUF2177 family protein: MGQFLKLSLTTAGYFLVFDMLWLLLISRKFYQHHLGHIMGQTQLLPAVLFYLLYVLGLVFFVINPAVSKESLLYACLAGAFLGLLCYATYDLTNLATLKDWPVVVTVVDLVWGTSVTAAVSVLTVLTATYFKWR; the protein is encoded by the coding sequence ATGGGACAATTTCTTAAATTATCACTAACTACTGCGGGCTATTTCTTGGTATTTGACATGTTATGGCTACTCCTTATCTCACGAAAGTTTTACCAACATCATCTAGGTCACATCATGGGGCAAACCCAGTTATTACCTGCAGTGCTTTTCTACTTACTGTATGTACTAGGCTTGGTTTTCTTTGTTATCAATCCTGCAGTATCAAAAGAAAGTCTACTATATGCTTGTCTTGCAGGTGCTTTTCTGGGCTTACTATGTTATGCAACTTATGACTTGACCAACCTGGCTACGTTAAAAGACTGGCCGGTAGTTGTGACAGTCGTCGATTTAGTTTGGGGGACAAGCGTTACAGCAGCAGTTTCAGTATTGACGGTGCTAACAGCGACTTATTTTAAATGGAGATAG
- a CDS encoding glyoxalase — MKMVTKTRMMLYVEDIDIVSLFWIENFNAKIKEEIPLPEDFKGMILELTPTVELALFGKDFIKKYSPEVLGSFPSLMIFIEDFESVHAKISTASEIVAYNGLMTFSCSDPEGNYIAVAKAN, encoded by the coding sequence ATGAAGATGGTCACTAAAACAAGAATGATGCTGTATGTTGAGGATATCGATATCGTCAGTCTCTTTTGGATTGAGAACTTTAACGCAAAAATTAAGGAAGAAATCCCACTACCCGAAGATTTCAAGGGTATGATACTAGAGTTAACACCGACAGTTGAATTGGCACTCTTTGGAAAAGACTTCATCAAAAAATATTCGCCAGAAGTGCTAGGGTCTTTTCCTTCTCTTATGATTTTTATCGAGGACTTTGAGTCGGTTCACGCAAAAATTAGCACTGCAAGTGAGATTGTGGCTTATAATGGCCTCATGACTTTTAGTTGCTCAGATCCAGAAGGCAACTATATTGCGGTTGCCAAAGCCAACTAA
- a CDS encoding helix-turn-helix domain-containing protein, with the protein MEIGKRIKAYRGFLTLSQDDLAKKIFVSRQTISNWETDKTYPDIQSLIALTILFDVSLDELIKSDLEAIKMKISRNKANQKSDLHTKIMLISTVLSALSIGLVVAFPESNTIMLVPLVLFLPGFWSSLKLETFKKENDLKTYKEILAFSQNGDVNALREKRTGQKMGMVECLIVLAYGVATLIICIIAIAIVKFFKQL; encoded by the coding sequence ATGGAAATAGGTAAACGAATAAAAGCATATCGAGGTTTTTTAACGCTTTCCCAAGATGATTTAGCCAAAAAAATATTTGTATCAAGACAAACCATTTCTAACTGGGAAACGGACAAGACATATCCAGATATCCAAAGCCTGATTGCTTTAACGATTTTATTTGATGTATCATTAGATGAGTTGATAAAATCAGACCTGGAGGCAATCAAAATGAAGATAAGTAGAAATAAAGCTAACCAAAAATCTGACTTACATACGAAAATTATGTTAATATCCACAGTGTTGTCAGCCTTATCTATTGGCTTAGTCGTCGCATTCCCAGAATCTAATACAATAATGTTGGTACCACTTGTTTTATTTTTACCTGGCTTCTGGAGTTCATTAAAACTAGAGACCTTTAAAAAAGAAAATGATTTAAAAACGTACAAGGAAATTCTAGCCTTTTCACAAAATGGTGATGTCAACGCGTTAAGAGAAAAGAGAACAGGTCAAAAAATGGGGATGGTAGAATGCCTAATTGTTTTAGCATATGGTGTTGCCACACTCATTATTTGTATAATAGCCATAGCTATTGTTAAGTTTTTTAAACAGTTATAG
- a CDS encoding bacteriocin immunity protein, with amino-acid sequence MFTSRKKMTLIEDGLLDQVFDYCLNANLTERERKIGLMAKQDLEKKRYAVAVVNKFMSSLQLEAINTGLTKDASDFYKHLSQVMNQIMPIGTNRGSAFLNSSYLD; translated from the coding sequence ATGTTTACCAGTCGTAAGAAGATGACCTTGATTGAGGATGGTCTGCTGGATCAAGTTTTTGATTATTGTCTAAACGCAAATTTAACTGAGCGCGAGCGGAAAATCGGCCTGATGGCCAAACAAGATTTGGAAAAGAAACGTTATGCTGTCGCTGTCGTTAACAAATTTATGTCTAGTTTACAATTAGAGGCCATAAATACAGGCTTAACAAAAGATGCATCTGACTTCTACAAACACTTAAGTCAAGTGATGAATCAGATCATGCCAATCGGTACAAATAGAGGATCTGCCTTTTTGAATAGCTCTTATTTAGATTAA
- a CDS encoding LysR family transcriptional regulator, translating to MNLRDFEYFNALGELLSFTQVATQFNVSQPTISYAMKRLEQRYGCDLIQKDPSHRFVVLTREGEILKAHVTSILDELLVVDRAIEHAKQNKIHIGFPPLIRARIFSKLLREEGTVNLISNFNLISARSKDLLENLLSGQLDFSLMGSVTPLTHPSLTVELLYKRDFFIFVSKDNPLSQKSEVSFADTLDYPFILLERGLAHTGAFQSLNDKYKNKAKVLLHFSDVHTIGQLVKSNIGITLMTDFLPFQDMDGLVKIPLVAEDKVPFYVQYAYLRNAVLDEKLQELIAMLDRLSKEDELV from the coding sequence ATGAATTTACGGGATTTTGAATATTTTAATGCTTTAGGCGAGTTATTATCATTCACCCAAGTAGCAACCCAGTTCAATGTCAGTCAGCCGACGATTAGCTATGCCATGAAACGTCTCGAACAACGGTATGGGTGTGATCTGATCCAAAAAGATCCCTCACATCGGTTCGTCGTCTTAACGCGGGAGGGTGAGATATTAAAGGCTCACGTTACCAGTATATTGGACGAATTGTTGGTTGTTGATAGAGCAATCGAACATGCCAAGCAAAATAAAATACATATCGGTTTTCCACCACTTATCAGAGCTAGGATTTTTTCTAAATTACTGAGGGAGGAGGGCACTGTTAATCTCATTTCAAATTTCAACTTGATTTCGGCAAGATCAAAGGACTTACTTGAGAATTTATTATCTGGTCAGCTAGATTTTAGTTTAATGGGGAGTGTCACGCCCTTAACACACCCTAGTCTAACTGTAGAGTTGCTTTATAAGCGCGATTTCTTTATTTTTGTGTCAAAAGATAATCCGCTCTCTCAAAAATCGGAAGTGTCATTTGCTGATACCTTAGACTATCCTTTTATCCTACTGGAAAGAGGATTGGCACATACAGGTGCCTTTCAAAGTCTGAATGATAAATATAAAAACAAGGCCAAAGTGCTTCTCCATTTTTCTGATGTCCATACAATCGGCCAACTCGTCAAATCAAATATCGGTATTACCCTAATGACAGACTTTCTACCATTTCAAGACATGGACGGTTTGGTAAAAATCCCCTTAGTTGCTGAGGATAAAGTCCCATTTTATGTGCAATATGCCTATTTAAGAAATGCCGTATTGGATGAGAAATTACAAGAATTGATTGCTATGCTAGATAGACTCTCTAAAGAAGATGAATTAGTCTGA
- a CDS encoding MFS transporter, producing MEQEKLFNKGFISITLINFVVYLVYYLLIVIIAVIAQSELHATLGQAGLASGIYIIGTLLARLFIGKKLEVMGRKAVLRYGALFYLATTVAYLYMPIIPMLYLVRLLNGFAYGALSTATNAIVTAYIPKSRYGEGINYYGLSTSLAAAIGPLIGLLLLNLTNFRFIVIFSIVLVLLTTIACFAFPVKNIVLTKENREAINKWTFDSFIEKKVIFIAFVAFLMGLSYSSVLAFLSSYVKVIHLVEISSLFFVVYALVITVTRPLSGKIFDSLGEKFVMYPSYLFLTAGLILLSITDSSWMLLLSGGLIGLGYGTFMSNGQAVALKQVVSNHRIGVALSTYFIGLDLGLGVGPFVLGELRSLFSFQEVYLIAAVLPIICLVLYMISRRKGNNAPAAIK from the coding sequence TTGGAACAGGAAAAACTATTTAATAAAGGGTTTATTTCAATCACACTCATCAACTTTGTTGTCTATCTCGTTTATTACTTATTAATCGTCATCATTGCGGTTATTGCACAAAGTGAATTACATGCAACACTAGGACAGGCAGGCTTAGCTTCCGGCATTTATATTATTGGTACTCTATTGGCCCGTCTGTTCATTGGTAAAAAATTAGAAGTGATGGGTAGAAAAGCCGTACTAAGATACGGCGCTTTATTCTACTTAGCTACCACAGTGGCCTACCTTTATATGCCGATCATCCCAATGCTTTATCTAGTTCGTTTATTAAACGGGTTTGCATATGGGGCCTTATCAACAGCTACTAATGCGATTGTAACCGCCTATATTCCTAAATCACGTTATGGTGAAGGGATCAACTACTACGGCCTAAGTACAAGTCTGGCAGCTGCTATCGGACCACTAATCGGTTTATTACTTTTAAACCTGACTAATTTTAGATTTATCGTCATTTTCTCTATCGTTCTCGTTTTACTCACAACGATCGCTTGTTTTGCTTTCCCAGTGAAAAATATCGTACTTACAAAAGAAAATAGAGAAGCGATTAACAAATGGACGTTCGACAGCTTCATCGAGAAAAAAGTTATCTTCATCGCTTTCGTCGCATTTTTAATGGGTCTCTCATATTCAAGTGTTCTTGCCTTCCTTTCATCTTACGTTAAAGTAATTCATTTGGTTGAGATTAGTTCCCTATTCTTCGTTGTTTATGCATTGGTCATCACAGTAACACGACCACTTTCTGGTAAAATATTCGACTCGCTCGGTGAAAAATTTGTCATGTATCCTAGTTACCTATTCTTAACAGCAGGGTTAATCCTATTAAGTATCACTGATAGCAGCTGGATGTTGTTACTTTCAGGTGGGTTAATCGGTCTTGGTTACGGTACCTTCATGTCAAATGGTCAAGCCGTTGCCTTGAAACAAGTTGTCTCTAATCACCGTATTGGTGTTGCCCTTTCAACTTACTTCATCGGGTTAGACCTCGGTTTGGGTGTTGGCCCATTCGTCCTAGGTGAATTAAGAAGTTTATTCTCTTTCCAAGAAGTTTACTTGATTGCAGCTGTGCTACCGATCATATGTCTTGTACTCTATATGATTTCACGTCGCAAAGGCAATAATGCTCCTGCAGCTATTAAATAA
- a CDS encoding undecaprenyl-diphosphate phosphatase, whose product MEFIKAIILGIIEGITEWLPISSTAHLILADEFIKLKQPTEFMNMFNVVIQLGAILAVVVIYFKKLNPFDKTKTARETQLTWQLWLKVIIACIPAAVIGLPLDKWLDAHFHKFVPIAFMLIIYGVAFIYIEKWAKTRPDKLVNLDVMPYQFAFYIGLIQVLSLMPGTSRSGVTILGAIILGASRFVAAEFTFFLGIPVMFGASLMKIVKFMFSGSGFSFYQFSILFIASLTAFLVSIVVIKFLMDYIKKHDFTFFGKYRIVLGVIILVYAGISAVFG is encoded by the coding sequence ATGGAATTTATTAAAGCGATTATTTTAGGGATTATAGAAGGTATAACGGAATGGCTACCGATCAGTTCGACAGCTCACTTGATTCTGGCCGATGAGTTTATCAAACTCAAGCAACCAACTGAGTTTATGAACATGTTTAATGTGGTGATTCAGCTGGGTGCGATTCTAGCAGTTGTTGTCATTTACTTTAAAAAATTGAACCCATTTGACAAAACCAAGACTGCACGTGAAACACAGCTAACTTGGCAACTATGGTTGAAAGTGATTATTGCTTGTATCCCAGCTGCAGTCATTGGCCTGCCACTGGATAAATGGTTGGATGCGCATTTTCATAAGTTTGTACCGATTGCCTTCATGTTGATTATCTACGGTGTTGCCTTCATCTATATCGAGAAGTGGGCAAAAACACGACCAGATAAGCTAGTTAACCTCGACGTTATGCCTTATCAGTTCGCCTTTTATATCGGACTGATTCAAGTCTTATCGCTTATGCCTGGTACATCACGATCTGGTGTGACGATCTTAGGTGCGATTATACTAGGTGCATCTCGTTTCGTTGCTGCGGAATTCACTTTCTTTCTTGGTATTCCCGTCATGTTTGGTGCAAGTTTGATGAAAATTGTTAAGTTTATGTTTTCGGGATCAGGCTTTAGTTTTTATCAGTTTAGCATCTTATTCATCGCTAGTCTGACGGCCTTCCTAGTCTCGATAGTGGTGATTAAATTCTTGATGGATTATATCAAAAAACACGATTTTACTTTCTTTGGTAAATATAGGATTGTACTAGGTGTCATCATACTTGTTTATGCAGGTATTTCAGCAGTATTTGGTTAA
- a CDS encoding ABC transporter substrate-binding protein/permease gives MKKIFSLIFATLLVLSLAPTTPVKAASDDKEFRVGMEAGYPPFNWTQKTNADGAVKIDGTNQYANGYDVQISKKIADKLDKKLVIVKTKWDGLLPALTSGKIDAIIAGMSPTAERKQAIDFSQNYYTSQLVVMVKKDGKYANAKSIDDFKGAKITGQQGVFHYDLIPQMTGATKEPAMGDFSAMRVALESGTIDGYVGERPEGITAVSKNPKFKMITFADGKGFKTNPDDTQTAVGLKKGDKNLEAINTVLAGMSQAEQTKTMDQMVALQTQTTQKVGFWGQVKEIIRNNGGDFVQAAGMTLFISIIGTFIGTFIGLMIGVFRTSKKSANLAMSLLQTVVGWLINIYVEIFRGTPMIVQAMVIYYGSAQFLDISLDKTLAALLIVSINTGAYMSEIVRGGIFAVDKGQFEAASALGMSHGQTMRKIVLPQVIRNILPATGNEFVINIKDTSVLNVISITELFFQGNTVAQQNYQYFQTFTIIAAIYFVLTFTVTRILRLVEKKLDSENYTTGANQMQLPLAKKVVEIGGEK, from the coding sequence ATGAAAAAAATATTTTCGCTTATCTTTGCGACACTGCTCGTCCTAAGCCTAGCGCCAACTACTCCTGTAAAGGCAGCTAGTGACGATAAAGAGTTCCGTGTCGGTATGGAAGCAGGTTACCCGCCATTTAACTGGACGCAAAAAACAAATGCCGATGGTGCGGTTAAAATCGATGGTACCAATCAGTATGCTAACGGCTATGATGTCCAAATCTCCAAAAAAATTGCAGATAAACTGGATAAAAAATTAGTCATCGTCAAGACAAAATGGGATGGCTTGCTACCAGCCCTAACCTCTGGCAAAATCGACGCGATCATCGCTGGGATGAGCCCGACCGCTGAACGCAAACAAGCCATCGATTTCTCACAAAACTATTACACCAGTCAACTGGTCGTCATGGTCAAAAAAGATGGTAAGTATGCCAATGCAAAGTCGATTGATGACTTTAAAGGGGCTAAAATCACGGGGCAACAAGGTGTCTTCCACTATGACTTAATTCCACAAATGACTGGTGCGACAAAAGAACCAGCCATGGGAGATTTCTCAGCTATGCGTGTCGCACTTGAGTCTGGCACGATAGATGGCTATGTCGGTGAACGTCCTGAAGGGATCACAGCAGTTTCTAAGAATCCTAAATTCAAGATGATTACCTTTGCTGATGGCAAGGGCTTCAAGACAAATCCAGATGATACACAAACTGCTGTTGGCCTCAAAAAAGGCGATAAAAATCTTGAGGCTATCAACACTGTTTTAGCTGGAATGAGCCAAGCTGAACAAACAAAAACGATGGATCAGATGGTCGCGCTACAAACGCAAACAACTCAAAAGGTCGGCTTTTGGGGTCAGGTAAAAGAAATCATCAGAAATAATGGTGGTGACTTTGTACAAGCTGCTGGGATGACCCTCTTCATCTCGATCATCGGGACATTTATCGGGACATTTATCGGCCTCATGATTGGTGTCTTCCGGACATCAAAGAAATCTGCTAATCTTGCTATGTCACTACTACAAACTGTGGTAGGCTGGTTAATCAACATCTATGTTGAGATATTCCGTGGCACACCGATGATCGTCCAGGCCATGGTCATCTACTATGGGTCGGCACAATTTCTAGATATTTCTTTAGACAAAACACTTGCTGCCCTGCTTATCGTCTCAATCAATACGGGTGCTTATATGAGTGAGATTGTGCGTGGTGGTATCTTCGCTGTTGATAAAGGACAGTTTGAAGCAGCCAGTGCACTTGGTATGAGCCATGGCCAAACCATGCGAAAGATCGTCTTACCTCAGGTTATCCGAAATATCCTCCCTGCAACTGGTAACGAATTTGTGATCAACATCAAGGACACATCAGTCTTAAATGTTATCTCGATTACAGAGCTTTTCTTCCAAGGGAATACTGTTGCCCAACAAAACTATCAATATTTCCAAACCTTTACAATCATCGCAGCGATTTACTTCGTCTTAACGTTTACTGTGACACGTATCCTGAGATTAGTAGAGAAAAAATTAGATTCTGAAAATTACACTACAGGCGCTAACCAAATGCAATTGCCTTTAGCCAAAAAAGTTGTAGAAATAGGGGGTGAAAAATGA
- a CDS encoding amino acid ABC transporter ATP-binding protein: MSEVILEIKNLKKSFGQNEVLKDIHMTVTSGEVISIIGSSGSGKSTLLRSINLLETPTSGEILYKGENVLTKGYDLNKYRTHLGMVFQSFNLFNNLNVLENVIVAQMTVLKRSRDLATTTALDNLKAVGMDSFINAKPGQLSGGQKQRVAIARALSMNPDLLLFDEPTSALDPEMVGEVLKTMKELADSGLTMVIVTHEMDFAREVSDRVIFMDQGVVAESGTPDQIFVHPKEARTKAFLTRFLKD, translated from the coding sequence ATGAGCGAAGTAATTCTAGAGATTAAAAATCTAAAAAAATCTTTTGGTCAAAATGAAGTCCTTAAAGATATCCATATGACCGTTACATCTGGTGAAGTCATTTCGATCATCGGCAGCTCTGGTAGCGGTAAATCAACACTGCTACGTTCTATCAACTTACTAGAGACGCCAACATCTGGCGAAATTCTCTATAAAGGCGAAAACGTCCTCACAAAAGGCTATGACCTGAACAAGTACCGCACCCATCTAGGGATGGTATTTCAGTCATTCAATCTGTTTAATAACTTGAATGTATTAGAAAATGTTATCGTTGCCCAAATGACTGTCTTAAAACGTAGTCGGGATTTAGCGACTACGACGGCCTTAGACAACCTAAAGGCTGTTGGCATGGATAGTTTTATCAATGCCAAACCAGGTCAGTTATCTGGTGGTCAAAAGCAACGTGTTGCCATCGCGCGTGCTTTATCGATGAACCCTGATCTTTTATTGTTTGATGAACCAACCAGTGCGCTTGACCCTGAGATGGTTGGCGAAGTCCTTAAAACAATGAAAGAACTTGCAGATAGCGGGCTCACCATGGTTATCGTAACACATGAGATGGACTTTGCTCGTGAAGTATCCGATCGTGTTATCTTTATGGACCAGGGTGTTGTTGCCGAATCTGGTACACCCGATCAAATTTTTGTTCATCCAAAAGAAGCTAGAACTAAAGCATTCTTGACACGTTTCTTAAAAGATTAG
- a CDS encoding WxL domain-containing protein translates to MELKTLLKSTLVLTGIMTTGAVFATTTIANADDDKYSSAIQAKTQSDLTFIKSDTPTPPRPPGPQPNPAPNPTPNPNRGELLLSYAPNLKFGTQVKTDTTFFAKADIDSNGIEFLPFIGVQDNRGSERKGWRLTAKLDSPFQSTKDSKKQLAGAVVTFSNLFFDDEAGAPKAASGDITLSTQAVDLATADTTNGVGPWSLGLGSKLEEGVVDYTVDKDGKTTPVKGKVTQGVTLSIPSTSVKDSDTYTTTITYDLISDPTA, encoded by the coding sequence ATGGAACTTAAAACACTTTTAAAGAGTACACTGGTCTTGACAGGCATTATGACGACTGGGGCGGTATTCGCAACTACTACTATTGCCAATGCTGATGATGACAAATATAGTAGTGCGATACAAGCTAAAACACAATCTGATCTTACTTTTATAAAATCAGATACGCCAACACCGCCGAGACCACCTGGACCACAACCTAATCCAGCGCCAAATCCAACGCCAAATCCAAACCGTGGAGAATTACTACTGTCTTATGCGCCTAATTTAAAATTCGGTACTCAAGTGAAAACAGATACAACTTTTTTTGCAAAAGCAGACATAGACAGTAACGGCATTGAATTCTTACCATTTATCGGAGTACAGGATAATAGAGGGTCGGAACGAAAAGGATGGAGACTAACTGCTAAGCTAGATAGTCCTTTCCAGTCAACAAAAGATAGTAAAAAACAGCTTGCTGGTGCTGTCGTTACCTTCTCTAATTTATTTTTTGATGATGAAGCAGGGGCACCTAAAGCTGCGTCTGGTGATATTACCTTATCAACCCAAGCGGTAGATCTCGCAACTGCTGATACGACAAATGGTGTTGGGCCATGGAGTCTTGGTTTAGGTAGTAAATTAGAAGAAGGAGTCGTTGATTACACTGTAGACAAAGATGGGAAAACAACACCTGTCAAAGGCAAAGTCACACAAGGTGTAACCTTATCTATTCCGAGTACTTCTGTCAAAGATTCTGATACGTACACAACGACTATCACTTATGACTTAATCTCAGATCCAACAGCCTAG
- a CDS encoding DUF3324 domain-containing protein: MRHRLYLLIAIFVIVINAASVSADTSKSFSVTPLDPETKQTQPSYYDLKVAPNEQKVLPIRIFNGAEQAIKVKLNINNGATNNNGITDYSGAGKKSATLKVGFSDIATVDNEEVTIPAKSAVDVPVTVIMPETKYDGQILGGIRVTSAEEKEKSKASGIASNIAYTVGVVLSETETKVTPDISLLGVKTEQRNSQNYISATLQNGAPVIIKKLEAKASVTKKGSKKVLYEAENSSMRMAPNSQFNYGINLVNTAFKSGKYTMTVTGKADGKPFSFTKNFTIKTKEAKEFNKNSVYITDKPTNNTYLFIIIATLVLIIIASIIWYIKKNKKPTSM; encoded by the coding sequence TTGAGACATAGACTCTATCTACTGATAGCTATTTTTGTTATCGTAATAAATGCAGCATCTGTATCAGCAGATACTAGCAAAAGCTTTTCAGTAACACCACTTGACCCCGAGACAAAACAAACACAACCTAGCTATTACGATCTAAAAGTAGCACCTAATGAGCAGAAAGTACTCCCCATTCGTATCTTTAATGGCGCAGAACAAGCAATCAAAGTAAAACTCAACATTAATAACGGTGCAACAAATAATAATGGCATTACCGACTATTCTGGCGCCGGAAAAAAGAGCGCCACTTTAAAAGTAGGGTTTTCAGATATTGCAACCGTAGATAATGAAGAAGTGACAATTCCAGCAAAAAGTGCTGTTGATGTCCCTGTAACAGTTATCATGCCTGAAACCAAATACGATGGCCAGATTCTAGGTGGGATACGTGTCACATCTGCTGAAGAAAAAGAAAAATCAAAAGCAAGTGGTATAGCAAGTAACATCGCCTATACTGTGGGTGTTGTATTGAGTGAAACAGAAACCAAAGTAACACCGGATATATCACTTTTAGGCGTTAAAACAGAGCAACGCAATTCACAAAATTATATCAGTGCAACACTCCAAAATGGGGCACCAGTCATCATCAAGAAGTTAGAAGCAAAAGCATCTGTAACGAAAAAAGGCTCAAAAAAAGTGTTATATGAAGCAGAAAATTCTAGTATGAGAATGGCGCCTAATTCTCAATTTAACTATGGGATTAATTTAGTCAACACTGCTTTTAAATCTGGTAAGTATACCATGACTGTAACCGGTAAAGCTGATGGTAAGCCATTTTCTTTCACTAAAAACTTTACAATAAAAACCAAAGAAGCAAAAGAATTTAATAAAAATTCAGTCTATATAACAGATAAACCCACAAATAATACTTACTTGTTCATCATCATCGCTACTTTAGTCTTAATTATCATTGCTTCTATCATCTGGTACATCAAAAAGAATAAGAAACCGACTAGTATGTAA